A portion of the Ricinus communis isolate WT05 ecotype wild-type chromosome 10, ASM1957865v1, whole genome shotgun sequence genome contains these proteins:
- the LOC8269358 gene encoding uncharacterized protein LOC8269358, with the protein MSSRRQKKAALYDKLQLLRDVTNSTAVNKTSIIVDSSKYIEELKEKVERLNLEMGTSQVATAQNQLPMQVRVQTLEKGFLISVFSENNCPGLLVSILQAFEELGLDVLDARVSCEDNFELEAVGGEYQGDADSIDAQMVKQAVVRAITDWSESN; encoded by the exons ATGTCTTCTCGAAGACAAAAGAAGGCAGCTTTATATGATAAGCTGCAATTGCTTCGAGATGTTACCAACTCCACTGCT GTGAATAAAACCTCAATCATAGTAGATTCATCTAAATATATAGAAGAGTTGAAGGAAAAAGTAGAAAGGCTGAATCTAGAGATGGGAACTTCACAAGTAGCTACTGCCCAAAATCAATTGCCTATG cAGGTCAGAGTACAAACCCTAGAAAAAGGTTTCCTTATTAGTGTTTTCTCAGAAAATAATTGCCCCGGTTTGCTTGTCTCCATATTGCAAGCTTTTGAGGAACTAGGCCTTGATGTTCTTGATGCTAGGGTTTCCTGTGAAGACAACTTTGAACTGGAAGCAGTTGGAGGAGAA TACCAAGGGGATGCTGATAGTATAGATGCTCAAATGGTGAAACAGGCAGTGGTGCGAGCTATCACGGACTGGAGTGAAAGTAATTAG